A genomic stretch from Chitinophaga lutea includes:
- a CDS encoding DUF7133 domain-containing protein: MTRNLAITFLLILFALFVFHCTTTKQYTSAPAPKRHSLPRDSAGRIVVRSNPAGTYLSPQESLGSIYVPEGYHLQLVASEPMIKEPVAIAWDGNGRMFVSEMLTYMQDVDGTRENDPVSRISLLEDTDGDGVMDKSSVYIDSLLLPRMILCAGKQLLVSETYTNNIWAYEDLNDDGKADRRSRVFGNDKPHTGNLEHQRSGLIWNLDNRIYVTYENLRYRYSRGKLLADTMFTGSGQWGVGNDDYGRLYFSSAGGEVPAYGFQINPFYGSYDVPGQLDGDFNAVWPVIATPDVQGGAPRLRPDSTLNHFTGCCGQSIFRGTALPDDLKGDLLICEPVGRLIRRAKVDSRNGIRALRNAYRQEEFITSTDMNFRPVNTATGPDGCLYIVDMHRGIIQEGNWTRAGSYLRPQILKRGLDKNVGHGRIYRLVHDDFQPGFRPEILRAPANQLVDYLSHANGWVRDNAQKELVVRGERSVIPALRAMAGHHPVLLARLHALWTLEGLDAVDMDVLGSALKDTSGQLRKAAVNIAEQFLKNRDENVLRLLSPLVNDPDEDVQTQLAATLSYYEGGGPGTLLEKLLANTGQKRLKDIAGLVEKNRNQKLYGVNLAGLADDQKKVILKGREAFLQVCATCHGNDGKGIQIGGNPMPAPPLINSKRAGKRDALIGILLHGLTGPVDGKTYPDVMAPLGAANSDEWVADVLSYVHYRFRPGGSNFAVIGPDEVKRIRAMTQSRTEMFTVKELDSLKFVTTGGKEKAPAAIAVAKKKTETTVPSVKAADPVAAEAKRLLAKQDCSACHKPAVKLVGPSYKAIAQKYRSTDTNIHKLAAKVISGGVGSWGQVPMPPHAALNVTDARKIVRYILTIQEYQ; encoded by the coding sequence ATGACACGAAACCTTGCCATCACATTTCTCCTTATCCTGTTTGCATTATTTGTGTTTCACTGCACCACCACGAAGCAGTATACCAGTGCTCCGGCCCCGAAGCGGCATTCATTGCCGAGGGATTCGGCCGGCAGGATAGTGGTGCGGTCAAATCCCGCTGGAACCTATCTCTCACCACAGGAAAGCCTTGGTTCGATATATGTACCGGAAGGGTATCACCTTCAACTGGTAGCCAGCGAGCCGATGATCAAAGAGCCGGTAGCGATCGCATGGGATGGCAACGGCCGCATGTTTGTTTCCGAGATGCTCACCTATATGCAGGATGTGGACGGCACCCGAGAAAATGATCCGGTGTCGAGGATATCGCTGCTGGAAGATACGGACGGGGATGGTGTGATGGACAAAAGCTCCGTGTATATTGACAGCCTGCTGTTGCCCAGAATGATATTGTGTGCAGGCAAACAATTGCTGGTCAGCGAAACATATACAAACAATATATGGGCTTACGAAGATCTGAATGATGACGGGAAAGCGGACAGGAGATCGAGGGTATTCGGGAACGACAAGCCCCACACGGGCAATCTGGAGCACCAGCGCAGCGGATTGATCTGGAACCTGGATAACCGGATTTATGTTACTTACGAAAATCTCCGGTACCGGTATTCGCGTGGAAAGTTGCTGGCAGACACGATGTTTACCGGTAGCGGGCAATGGGGGGTAGGGAACGATGATTACGGGCGGCTGTACTTTTCTTCGGCCGGTGGCGAAGTGCCGGCTTACGGTTTTCAGATTAATCCGTTCTATGGCAGCTATGACGTACCCGGTCAGCTCGACGGAGATTTTAATGCGGTTTGGCCGGTTATTGCAACGCCGGATGTGCAGGGCGGTGCGCCGAGGTTGCGCCCCGACAGTACCCTGAATCATTTTACCGGATGCTGCGGCCAATCCATATTCAGAGGTACGGCCCTGCCGGATGATTTAAAGGGAGATCTGTTGATTTGCGAGCCGGTTGGCCGGTTGATCCGGAGAGCGAAGGTGGACAGTCGGAACGGTATCCGGGCTTTAAGAAATGCGTACCGCCAGGAAGAATTTATTACATCCACGGATATGAATTTCCGGCCGGTGAATACAGCTACCGGTCCGGATGGTTGTTTGTATATCGTGGACATGCACAGAGGCATCATCCAGGAAGGTAACTGGACAAGGGCGGGCAGTTATTTGCGGCCGCAAATATTAAAAAGGGGCCTGGATAAAAATGTTGGTCACGGCAGGATTTACCGGTTAGTACACGACGACTTTCAACCAGGTTTCAGGCCGGAGATACTCCGGGCGCCGGCGAATCAGCTGGTAGATTATCTGTCACATGCGAACGGATGGGTGAGGGATAATGCGCAGAAGGAACTGGTTGTAAGGGGCGAGCGGTCTGTTATACCTGCTTTACGAGCGATGGCTGGCCATCATCCCGTTCTCCTGGCCCGTTTACACGCTTTATGGACGCTGGAAGGCCTCGATGCAGTTGATATGGATGTATTGGGAAGCGCATTGAAAGACACCAGCGGGCAATTGCGGAAAGCAGCCGTGAATATAGCAGAGCAGTTTCTGAAGAACCGGGATGAGAATGTGTTGCGGTTATTGTCGCCGCTGGTGAACGATCCGGATGAGGATGTTCAGACGCAACTGGCCGCCACGCTTTCTTATTATGAAGGAGGCGGCCCGGGGACATTGCTGGAGAAGCTGTTGGCCAATACGGGGCAAAAGCGGTTGAAAGATATTGCCGGCCTGGTGGAAAAAAACAGGAATCAGAAGTTATATGGCGTCAATCTGGCTGGCCTGGCCGATGACCAGAAGAAAGTTATCCTAAAGGGCAGGGAGGCATTTCTGCAGGTTTGCGCCACCTGCCATGGGAACGATGGCAAAGGTATACAGATCGGGGGGAATCCCATGCCCGCCCCGCCTTTGATTAATTCAAAGCGAGCCGGGAAAAGGGATGCGCTGATCGGTATATTATTGCATGGACTGACCGGCCCCGTCGACGGAAAAACTTACCCGGACGTTATGGCGCCCCTCGGTGCGGCAAATTCGGATGAATGGGTGGCTGACGTGCTGAGTTACGTGCATTACCGTTTCAGGCCTGGCGGCAGCAACTTTGCGGTTATCGGTCCGGACGAGGTAAAACGAATCCGTGCAATGACACAGTCGCGCACAGAGATGTTTACAGTGAAAGAATTGGATAGCCTGAAATTTGTGACGACCGGCGGAAAAGAAAAGGCGCCAGCTGCTATTGCTGTTGCCAAGAAGAAAACGGAGACCACAGTTCCCTCGGTGAAGGCTGCCGACCCTGTCGCGGCAGAAGCAAAGCGGTTGCTGGCTAAACAGGATTGCAGTGCCTGCCACAAACCGGCGGTAAAACTGGTCGGCCCTTCCTACAAAGCTATTGCGCAAAAATATCGCAGCACGGATACAAATATCCACAAACTGGCCGCGAAAGTCATTTCCGGAGGCGTGGGTAGCTGGGGACAAGTCCCGATGCCGCCGCACGCTGCACTCAATGTTACAGACGCAAGAAAAATCGTCCGTTATATTTTAACGATTCAGGAATATCAATAA
- a CDS encoding FecR family protein: protein MTKEEALQFIRKFRSGQYAPEEHAAFREWLNSLPAEETEELMADFAHPFLAEEAPAVAPELSWQRIEARIRPVQRRRWPLYAAAAAVLGIIAAASVWLMQPVPGKIQPTQATVHTVQPAANKAVLTLGDGSLITLDSAANGQLARQGQTSVLKSGTGQLQYDQQGPEDAVQFNTLATPRGGQFQLVLPDGSKVWLNAASSLRFPTAFHGTERRVELQGEAYFEIAHNKKMPFRVTTANDLTITVLGTHFNVMAYADESSLKTTLLEGSVQLNRGGTTQLLKPGQEGRLHKQSGTLSVAPADVEEAIAWKNGIFQFEHADITAIARQLARWYDVDVVIAGPLPQKNFVGVMSRNAPLESVLKVLGSTGVQFKLEGRRLIVTP, encoded by the coding sequence ATGACAAAAGAAGAGGCCCTTCAGTTTATACGGAAATTCCGTTCCGGGCAATATGCACCGGAAGAACACGCCGCATTCCGCGAATGGCTGAATAGCCTGCCGGCAGAGGAAACGGAGGAGCTGATGGCGGATTTTGCCCATCCTTTCCTCGCGGAAGAAGCGCCAGCCGTTGCGCCGGAACTGTCCTGGCAGCGCATCGAAGCCCGCATCCGGCCGGTACAGCGCCGCCGCTGGCCTTTATACGCTGCCGCGGCCGCAGTATTGGGAATCATCGCCGCCGCGTCTGTCTGGTTGATGCAACCCGTTCCCGGAAAAATACAGCCCACGCAAGCAACAGTCCATACCGTGCAGCCTGCAGCCAACAAAGCTGTGCTGACACTGGGCGACGGTAGTCTCATTACGCTCGATAGTGCGGCCAACGGCCAACTGGCCCGGCAGGGGCAGACCAGCGTCCTGAAATCAGGTACCGGTCAGCTGCAATACGATCAGCAGGGGCCCGAAGACGCCGTGCAGTTCAATACACTGGCCACCCCGCGTGGAGGACAATTTCAGCTGGTGTTACCGGACGGCAGCAAAGTGTGGCTCAATGCCGCTTCGTCGCTCCGCTTTCCGACCGCCTTTCACGGTACGGAGAGGCGTGTTGAGCTGCAGGGGGAAGCATATTTCGAAATCGCCCACAATAAAAAAATGCCCTTCAGGGTCACTACCGCCAACGATCTCACCATCACCGTACTGGGCACGCACTTTAATGTCATGGCCTATGCCGACGAATCCTCACTCAAAACAACCCTGCTCGAAGGCTCGGTGCAGCTGAACCGGGGCGGCACCACCCAATTGCTTAAACCCGGGCAGGAAGGGCGCCTCCATAAACAGAGCGGCACACTGTCGGTAGCTCCCGCCGATGTAGAAGAAGCCATCGCATGGAAAAACGGCATCTTCCAGTTCGAGCATGCAGATATCACCGCCATCGCCCGCCAACTGGCTCGCTGGTATGATGTGGATGTGGTGATCGCCGGGCCGTTGCCGCAGAAAAACTTCGTTGGCGTCATGAGCCGCAACGCACCGCTGGAAAGCGTGTTGAAAGTGCTCGGCTCCACCGGCGTACAATTCAAACTGGAAGGAAGAAGACTCATCGTAACGCCTTAG
- a CDS encoding RNA polymerase sigma factor: protein MPAFRRLYELLAGDLLQYIRLFTGNRADAEEILQDVFVKLWEKRETLPDIRSFRSYLFKMGRNHVLNYLRSEKKWETLPAEDPVLIQPDPAEKAIIKEYYRIAQDAIDHLPERRKQVFRLREEDGLSLDEIASLLGISKSAVKQHLYAATAHIRKYLQQYGVSTVYLPLFCTYLYT from the coding sequence ATGCCGGCCTTTCGCCGGTTATACGAACTGCTGGCCGGAGACCTGTTGCAATACATCCGGTTGTTCACCGGCAACCGTGCCGACGCCGAAGAAATCCTCCAGGACGTTTTTGTGAAACTTTGGGAAAAGCGGGAAACGCTTCCCGATATCCGCTCCTTCCGCAGTTACCTTTTTAAAATGGGGCGTAACCATGTGCTCAATTACCTGCGCAGTGAGAAAAAATGGGAAACGCTCCCCGCCGAAGACCCCGTGCTTATCCAGCCGGATCCCGCTGAAAAAGCGATCATCAAAGAATATTACCGCATTGCCCAGGATGCCATCGATCACCTTCCCGAACGCCGCAAACAGGTATTCCGGCTCCGGGAAGAGGATGGTCTCTCCCTCGACGAAATCGCCTCGCTGCTGGGTATCTCCAAATCCGCGGTAAAACAGCACCTGTACGCAGCCACAGCCCATATCCGGAAGTATCTGCAGCAATATGGCGTGAGCACCGTGTACCTGCCGCTGTTCTGTACTTATCTGTACACCTGA
- a CDS encoding error-prone DNA polymerase, translated as MHYTELQVTSNFSFLRGASHPEELVSQAAMLGYTTIAITDRNSFAGIVRGHVAAKESGIRIIPACRLDLLDGPSLLAYPTDREAYGRLSGLLTTGNLRAEKGECHLYRQDVYAHCKGIKFIVIPPAALNAQFDFEDGFKSALQQYREALGEHLYIAATRTYAGDDQKKLHRIFLLGKTLNIPMAATNDVHYHIPERRELQDVLTCVREKCTIYNAGYRLLSNAERYLKPEDEMRRLFLRYPDAIRHSQEIADACHFNLNSLQYEYPEEITTDGRAPQEELEHLAWKGAHDYYGADIPEKVTKAINHELSFIKEKNYASYFLTVHDIVNFARNENILCQGRGSAANSAVCYCLGITAVDPDKFDVLFERFISSARDEPPDIDVDFEHERREEVIQYIYKKYGRDRAAIVATVTQQHYKGAVRDVGKAMGLSADMLDRLSGTHLDFDDEGLDEAAVREQGLNPADPHLRKVLELTGQMMGFPRQLGQHTGGFVITRGKLSDLCPVLNARMENRTCIEWNKDDIDALGFLKIDVLALGMLTCIRKAFTLVEQHYARVLTLANIPQDIPAVYEMISHADTIGVFQIESRAQQSMLPRLRPAKFYDLVIEVAIVRPGPIQGDMVHPYLRRRNKEEDVEYPREELREILERTLGVPLFQEQAMKIAMVAAKFSAADADGLRRSMATFKHIGKVSKYEKMLVEGMMNRGYEEEFARRIFRQLEGFGSYGFPESHAASFALLVYVSSWLKCFFPDVFATALLNSMPMGFYQPAQIVIDARNHGVVVRPVDVNHSMWDNTLESQTGPYRYHAVRLGFRQVTGLKLADMEVLIAARGEGYTSITSIREAGVSETALEKLADADAFRSMELDRRQALWEVSALHDRPLALFAGQPSASAHEAQVSLPFMTDAEHVLQDYAATTLSLKAHPVSFVREKLQLLHVSSTYEINNARDGDQVKVAGLVLVRQRPGTASGICFITIEDETGVANLVVFEKLFEKYRREIVQSRLLMVEGKLQREGEVVHVIVRQCFDLSKLLRGLLTPEGDGQPVLISQADTGQRQEQMREAEAKEVFSKGRNFK; from the coding sequence ATGCACTACACCGAACTACAGGTTACCAGTAATTTCAGTTTTCTCCGAGGCGCTTCGCATCCTGAGGAACTGGTAAGCCAGGCAGCAATGCTCGGCTATACGACTATTGCCATCACTGACCGCAATAGTTTTGCCGGCATCGTACGTGGCCACGTAGCGGCAAAAGAAAGCGGGATCCGGATTATCCCCGCTTGCCGGTTGGATCTGCTGGATGGTCCCAGCCTGCTGGCTTATCCCACCGATCGTGAGGCATATGGCCGGTTGTCGGGTTTATTAACTACCGGGAATCTCCGTGCCGAAAAAGGAGAATGTCATCTATACCGGCAGGATGTGTATGCTCATTGCAAAGGCATAAAATTCATCGTCATACCGCCTGCAGCATTAAATGCACAGTTTGATTTTGAGGATGGCTTCAAAAGCGCTTTGCAGCAATACAGAGAGGCGTTGGGTGAGCACCTCTACATCGCCGCCACCCGCACTTATGCGGGAGATGATCAGAAAAAACTGCACAGGATTTTCCTGTTGGGGAAAACACTCAACATCCCGATGGCAGCCACTAACGATGTGCATTACCATATTCCGGAACGCCGGGAATTACAGGATGTGCTCACCTGCGTACGCGAAAAGTGCACGATCTATAATGCGGGTTACCGGCTCCTTAGCAATGCCGAGCGCTACCTGAAACCTGAAGACGAAATGAGGCGGCTCTTTTTAAGATACCCTGACGCCATCCGCCACAGTCAGGAGATTGCGGATGCCTGTCATTTTAACCTCAATAGTCTTCAGTATGAGTATCCTGAAGAAATTACCACTGATGGCCGCGCCCCGCAGGAGGAGTTGGAGCATCTCGCCTGGAAAGGTGCGCATGATTATTATGGCGCCGATATTCCCGAGAAGGTGACCAAAGCCATTAATCATGAACTGAGCTTCATAAAGGAGAAGAATTACGCATCTTATTTCTTGACGGTACATGATATTGTGAATTTTGCCCGTAATGAAAATATCTTATGCCAGGGCCGAGGTTCCGCCGCCAATTCAGCTGTATGCTACTGCTTAGGGATCACAGCTGTTGATCCCGATAAATTTGATGTGTTATTCGAGCGTTTCATTTCATCCGCGCGGGATGAGCCACCTGATATTGATGTGGACTTCGAGCATGAACGGCGGGAAGAGGTGATTCAATATATCTATAAAAAATATGGTCGCGATCGTGCCGCCATCGTAGCCACCGTCACCCAGCAGCATTACAAAGGCGCTGTCCGGGATGTAGGGAAAGCCATGGGCTTATCAGCTGATATGCTGGACCGCCTGAGCGGAACACACCTGGATTTTGATGATGAAGGCTTGGATGAGGCAGCTGTGCGTGAGCAGGGCCTGAATCCCGCCGATCCGCATTTGCGGAAGGTACTGGAACTGACCGGCCAGATGATGGGATTCCCCCGTCAGCTAGGGCAGCACACGGGAGGGTTCGTGATTACCCGGGGCAAATTATCGGATTTATGTCCCGTGCTCAATGCACGGATGGAAAACAGGACTTGTATTGAGTGGAATAAAGACGACATCGACGCGCTGGGTTTTCTGAAAATAGATGTGCTGGCGCTGGGGATGCTCACCTGTATCCGAAAGGCATTCACCCTGGTGGAACAACATTATGCCCGGGTGCTCACCTTGGCTAACATCCCGCAGGATATCCCGGCAGTATATGAAATGATCAGCCATGCCGATACCATTGGTGTATTCCAGATCGAAAGCAGGGCGCAGCAATCAATGCTTCCGAGGCTGAGGCCGGCCAAGTTTTATGACCTGGTGATAGAAGTCGCCATTGTAAGGCCCGGGCCGATTCAGGGAGATATGGTGCACCCATATCTGAGGCGGCGTAATAAAGAAGAGGATGTTGAGTATCCCCGCGAAGAACTGAGAGAAATTCTCGAACGAACCCTGGGGGTACCATTATTTCAGGAACAGGCGATGAAAATTGCGATGGTGGCGGCTAAATTTTCAGCGGCGGATGCTGATGGGCTTCGAAGGAGCATGGCCACTTTCAAACATATTGGAAAGGTGAGCAAATATGAAAAGATGTTGGTGGAAGGAATGATGAACAGGGGATACGAAGAAGAATTTGCCCGCCGCATTTTCCGCCAGCTGGAAGGTTTCGGCAGCTACGGTTTTCCTGAAAGTCACGCTGCGAGCTTCGCCTTGCTGGTGTACGTCAGCTCCTGGCTCAAATGTTTTTTCCCGGATGTATTCGCAACGGCGCTGCTGAACAGCATGCCGATGGGATTCTATCAACCTGCGCAAATCGTGATTGATGCCCGGAATCATGGCGTGGTGGTGCGGCCGGTGGATGTGAACCATTCCATGTGGGACAATACCCTGGAATCACAAACGGGCCCTTACCGATATCACGCCGTTCGCCTCGGGTTCCGGCAGGTAACCGGCCTGAAACTCGCAGATATGGAAGTATTGATAGCAGCCCGTGGTGAAGGATACACCAGCATTACCAGCATCCGGGAAGCAGGCGTGTCCGAAACAGCACTAGAAAAACTCGCAGATGCGGATGCCTTCCGCTCCATGGAACTCGACCGCCGGCAGGCGCTGTGGGAAGTATCCGCTCTGCACGACCGGCCCCTGGCACTGTTCGCCGGTCAACCATCCGCAAGTGCCCATGAAGCACAGGTTTCACTGCCCTTCATGACCGATGCGGAACATGTGTTACAGGATTATGCGGCTACTACACTTTCCCTCAAGGCCCATCCCGTCAGCTTCGTGCGTGAAAAACTACAACTACTGCATGTGTCGTCCACGTACGAAATCAACAATGCCAGGGACGGCGATCAGGTAAAGGTGGCCGGCCTGGTACTGGTGCGGCAACGCCCCGGAACAGCGTCCGGCATATGCTTCATCACGATAGAAGATGAAACGGGCGTGGCCAATCTCGTCGTTTTTGAAAAGCTGTTCGAAAAATACCGGAGGGAAATCGTTCAGTCGAGGTTGCTGATGGTAGAAGGAAAGCTGCAGCGGGAAGGGGAGGTGGTGCATGTGATTGTCAGGCAATGTTTCGACCTGTCTAAATTGCTCCGTGGATTACTGACACCGGAAGGCGATGGGCAGCCGGTACTGATTTCCCAGGCAGATACCGGTCAGCGGCAGGAGCAAATGCGCGAGGCCGAGGCGAAGGAAGTGTTTTCGAAGGGAAGGAATTTTAAATAG
- a CDS encoding TonB-dependent receptor produces MKWTAFLMLVACLQVHAEGFAQQITLSMKKAPLKKVFREVQKQTGLSFLCDGDLLKASGETDINLVKGSLNDLLNQCFDGTPYTYSIIEKTVVIKKAAVVPSPLLPVQDTSRHLTVKGRVTDTTGAPLPGVSIRLKNTQRGTVTSGDGYFTLTDVPSDGRLQFSAMGFRAMEQPVSSRSVINIQLGEDNKGLNEVVVVGYGSMKKADLTGAVGTVQAEDLSKVMSTNLGQAIQGRVTGVQVTQSSGQPGAGADIKVRGVGSVKSGNSPLVLVDGFVGNMNDIDADDVESMTVLKDAAAAAIYGARAANGVILVTTKSGKAGKPKIDLKAEYGWQSLTRKPDLLNAREWAQRQNEARIYRGKTPFWVGAQAPETITHSTDWLDYTFRKVPMQDYHIGISGGSEKTKYSIGMGYVDQDGVLIGTDFKRANIRLNLQQELSKRFRVGINAAYIRSRYNTTLQPYSASRPAGLVAVIAAPPTIPITNPDGLPGTARPNFPGENNDIYVQRFTPAVVHNNFDNFSRVSRILANVFLEADIIKGLKYRFVINASSINTFNQDFERKWAVYAPDDVEHKNPTGQNATANLRNFSSENTVWEMQHLLTYNRTFGQHSINALLGVSAEKGLGNEFDATKQGFPSNDLTVLDAGNVMSAINGSVSDYALASQFARLGYSYKDRYLFQANVRRDGSSVFMPGKQWAVFPSFSAGWRVSEENFMKKVPFISSLKLRASWGQLGNANIPSYAWVSRLDVSGGYIFGNPQTRVPAFVTYQMTNENVKWETTTTTNFGIDLGVLDNRLTLEADIYDKRTTDMLLDATIPFSAGFRDGPVVNLGEVRNSGWELALRYNDQVGDFHYGAGINLSHNKNELTDLGGVKPWVTTAVKMDKGLPLYSYWGYVADGIWRTKDEIANNPHEPGDVRPGMLRFRDLDGFDSKGKLTGKPDGKIDDADKTVIGSYMPKYVYGFNVDLSWKGFDLAVFFQGEKDKGMLIENVFGGNGEGESFNVDRFYWDNRAIIGSDGNVVSGTTPAAGAVKDDKIFNSWQVKDASYLRIKNLQIGYSIPSKLVRRANVQSVRLYLNATNLITWTDFIGFDPEMRPTEPANVNVFSRGGVDAYPVTKTVAIGARVIF; encoded by the coding sequence ATGAAATGGACCGCCTTTTTAATGCTGGTTGCCTGCCTGCAGGTACATGCCGAAGGATTCGCGCAACAGATCACGCTTTCCATGAAAAAAGCGCCCCTGAAAAAAGTCTTCCGCGAAGTGCAGAAACAGACAGGTCTTTCTTTCCTCTGCGACGGAGACCTGCTGAAAGCCTCGGGAGAAACAGACATCAATCTCGTAAAAGGCTCGCTGAACGACCTGCTCAACCAGTGTTTCGACGGTACGCCTTATACCTATTCCATCATCGAAAAAACAGTGGTGATCAAAAAAGCTGCCGTTGTTCCCTCTCCGCTGCTGCCGGTGCAGGATACTTCGCGCCACCTGACCGTAAAAGGACGCGTGACGGATACCACCGGCGCTCCTTTGCCGGGTGTGAGCATCCGGCTGAAAAACACGCAGCGCGGTACTGTTACTTCGGGCGATGGATATTTCACCCTCACCGACGTACCGTCCGACGGCCGGCTGCAGTTTTCGGCCATGGGCTTCCGGGCCATGGAACAGCCGGTAAGCAGCCGCAGTGTGATTAACATTCAACTGGGAGAAGATAACAAAGGCCTTAATGAAGTGGTGGTAGTAGGGTATGGTTCCATGAAAAAAGCGGACCTCACGGGTGCCGTGGGCACCGTACAGGCGGAAGACCTGAGCAAAGTGATGAGCACCAACCTGGGGCAGGCCATCCAGGGGCGCGTAACCGGTGTGCAGGTGACGCAAAGCTCCGGGCAGCCGGGTGCCGGCGCCGACATCAAAGTACGCGGTGTGGGCTCGGTGAAGTCGGGGAACAGCCCGCTGGTGCTGGTGGACGGTTTTGTAGGCAACATGAATGATATCGATGCGGACGATGTGGAATCGATGACCGTGTTGAAAGATGCCGCCGCCGCCGCTATTTATGGTGCCCGTGCGGCGAACGGCGTCATTCTCGTAACCACTAAAAGCGGTAAGGCCGGCAAACCGAAAATCGATCTGAAGGCGGAATACGGCTGGCAGTCGCTCACCCGTAAACCCGACCTGCTCAACGCCCGCGAGTGGGCGCAGCGCCAGAACGAAGCACGCATCTATCGCGGCAAAACGCCGTTCTGGGTAGGGGCACAGGCGCCTGAAACCATTACCCACAGCACAGACTGGCTCGATTATACTTTCCGGAAAGTGCCTATGCAGGATTATCATATCGGCATCAGCGGCGGGTCGGAAAAAACAAAATATTCCATCGGGATGGGGTATGTGGACCAGGACGGGGTGCTCATCGGCACCGATTTTAAAAGAGCCAACATCCGCCTCAACCTGCAGCAGGAACTGAGCAAACGTTTCCGGGTAGGGATCAATGCCGCATATATCCGGAGCCGTTATAACACTACCCTACAGCCATATTCAGCCAGCAGGCCGGCCGGTCTCGTAGCCGTGATAGCCGCTCCGCCAACCATTCCCATTACCAATCCAGACGGCCTGCCCGGCACGGCACGTCCGAACTTCCCGGGAGAGAACAACGATATTTATGTGCAGCGCTTCACGCCCGCTGTTGTTCATAACAACTTCGACAACTTTTCAAGGGTAAGCCGCATCCTCGCGAATGTTTTCCTGGAAGCGGACATCATCAAGGGGCTGAAGTACAGGTTCGTGATCAATGCGTCGTCCATCAACACATTCAACCAGGACTTCGAACGCAAGTGGGCCGTGTATGCGCCGGACGATGTGGAGCATAAAAATCCCACCGGCCAGAACGCTACTGCCAACCTGCGGAACTTTTCCTCCGAAAATACCGTTTGGGAAATGCAGCACCTGCTCACGTATAACCGCACTTTCGGGCAGCACAGCATCAACGCTTTGCTCGGCGTGTCTGCCGAAAAGGGGCTGGGTAATGAGTTTGATGCCACCAAGCAGGGTTTCCCGAGCAACGACCTCACCGTGCTGGACGCCGGCAACGTAATGTCGGCCATCAACGGCAGCGTGAGCGATTATGCGCTTGCTTCCCAATTTGCAAGGCTGGGCTACTCTTACAAAGACCGGTACCTGTTTCAGGCCAATGTGCGGCGCGATGGGTCTTCCGTTTTTATGCCGGGTAAACAATGGGCTGTATTTCCTTCTTTCTCTGCCGGCTGGCGGGTGTCTGAAGAAAATTTCATGAAAAAAGTGCCCTTCATCAGTAGCCTGAAACTTCGTGCCAGCTGGGGGCAGCTCGGCAATGCCAATATTCCTTCCTATGCCTGGGTGAGCCGGCTCGATGTGAGCGGCGGCTACATTTTCGGCAATCCGCAAACGAGGGTGCCGGCATTTGTGACATACCAGATGACGAACGAAAATGTGAAATGGGAAACCACGACAACCACCAACTTCGGGATAGACCTCGGCGTACTCGATAACCGCCTCACCCTCGAAGCGGACATCTACGATAAACGGACCACCGATATGCTGCTCGATGCCACCATTCCCTTCTCCGCCGGTTTCCGCGACGGGCCCGTGGTGAACCTCGGCGAAGTGAGGAATAGCGGATGGGAGCTCGCCCTGCGCTACAACGATCAGGTGGGCGATTTTCATTATGGTGCCGGCATCAATCTTTCCCACAACAAAAATGAACTGACGGACCTGGGCGGCGTGAAACCCTGGGTGACCACCGCCGTAAAAATGGATAAAGGCCTGCCGCTTTACAGCTACTGGGGCTACGTGGCAGACGGTATCTGGAGAACAAAAGATGAGATCGCCAACAACCCCCACGAGCCAGGCGATGTGCGCCCAGGCATGCTGCGCTTCCGCGACCTCGACGGCTTCGACAGCAAAGGCAAGCTCACGGGTAAACCCGACGGGAAAATCGACGATGCGGATAAAACCGTGATCGGCAGCTATATGCCGAAATATGTGTACGGTTTTAATGTTGATCTGTCGTGGAAAGGATTCGATCTCGCGGTTTTTTTCCAGGGTGAAAAAGACAAGGGCATGCTCATTGAAAATGTATTCGGTGGAAACGGGGAAGGAGAGAGTTTCAATGTAGACCGCTTTTACTGGGACAACCGCGCCATCATCGGCTCCGACGGTAACGTGGTGAGCGGCACCACGCCTGCTGCGGGTGCGGTGAAAGACGATAAGATCTTCAACAGCTGGCAGGTGAAGGATGCCTCTTACCTGCGCATCAAAAACCTGCAGATCGGTTATTCGATCCCGTCAAAGCTGGTGCGCAGGGCGAATGTGCAGTCCGTTCGCCTTTACCTGAATGCGACCAATCTTATTACCTGGACGGATTTTATCGGGTTTGATCCCGAAATGAGGCCCACAGAGCCCGCCAACGTAAACGTGTTTTCCCGCGGCGGCGTGGATGCTTATCCTGTAACTAAAACGGTGGCGATCGGCGCCCGTGTCATTTTCTAA